Genomic window (Deltaproteobacteria bacterium):
GTTAGATTTAAAATACTGTTCAGACCAGGGAAGACCTCTTCAACCCTGCATCCCTTGTGCTGCCGTGAAGTTATAGTTGTTACTTGAACAGCAGGATGGTTTCCCAGAATCCTTAAAAGTTCAAATCCGGTATAACCGCTTCCGCCAAGTATTGCAGCCTTTATCATCATCTTCCTTTCTATAAGCTGCGGTTTTTATCCACCGCTCCTACTTACCTATAAACAAAAAAGGGAAGGCCGAAAGGCCTTCCCTTTTGAAAACATTCAGCCGGTTCATTATTATCTCTTTGAGAACTGGAATCTCTTTCTCGCGCCTTTCTGGCCGTATTTCTTTCTTTCTTTCATCCTCGGATCCCTGGTAACATAGCCGGCCTTTTTGAGCGTCAGCCTCGTCGCAGGATCTTCTTCTAAAAGCGCCCTTGTAATACCGTGTCTGATTGCGCCTGCCTGGCCGGATATACCGCCTCCGTATACATTCGCATAGACATCAAATTTAGTTAAACTCTTTGTTGCTTCAAGAGGCTGTTTAACAATCATCTTGAGGGTTTCGCTGCTAAAATAATTATCCATCGGTTCATCGTTTATTATTATCTTGCCGCTTCCCAACATCAGCCGAACCCGCGCTATGGATGTCTTTCTTCTTCCCACTGTCTGGTGAGTTACCTCTGCCATGAATTACTCCTTCCTATATTGATAGTTTCTCAGGTATTTGGGCCTGATGCGGATGATTGTTTCCGCTGTAGACTTTGAGCTTCTTTATCATATCCCGGCCGAGGCTTCCTTTTGGAAGCATACCCCATACTGCTTTATATACTATATCTTCCGGTTTTCTGGCCAGACGTTTTTCCAAAGGTTCTGCCTTTAATCCGTTTGGATACATACTGTGGTGATAGTATGTTTTATCAGTGAGTTTTTTGCCGGTTACCGCTACCTTTTCAGCATTTACCACTATCACAAAGTCTCCTATATCCATAAATGTCGTATAAGTGGGTTTATGCTTCCCCTTAAGCACTGTAGCTATGCGCGAGGCCATCCTGCCAAGTATTTTGTCTTTGGCATCTACAACATACCACTTGATTTTGTCCTGTGATCTTACAAATTCAGTCTTCATAATAATTGCCCCTAATTTTTATCAATAGAATTTTGAATAATCTAATCTAAAGATTTTTCGGTCTTTTGTCAAGGTTTATTTGGTTTTTGTGGTTTTTTTATTTTTATACAACTATTTTCATACCCCTGCTATTTCTTGTTTTTAGACACTAAGTTTGACACCTTCACCCCCCACAAGCCTTATGATGTTTATCAGATTGTTGGTCATTAAATTTCTCCAGGACAGCTAACAAGTTAGTATACAGTTTCCTCCTTTTACCAATTTCCATCATGGAGGTCAACAGTAATTTGCATTATTATTGACAAATGGATATAATTTCCTAACTTGTTAATATTACAAATTGGATGATAGACAGAAATCAGGGGAGTTAACCCATGCCCGCTTTTGCAGTAAGCGAAGAGAAAAACCGATGGCTTAAGGATAAGATGGAATCCTTCGGTGTCCGGAATGAGGATATTATAGAGAAATTTATACGCTCCTCAGGCAAGGGCGGTCAAAAGGTTAACAAGACCTCTACCTGCGTGTATATAAAGCACATGCCTACAGGCATAGAAATCAAGTGCATGAAAGACAGAAGCCAGTCTATAAATCGCTTTCTTGCAAGGCGGGAGCTTGTTGAGAGGATTGAAAGATTATCAGGAAAACTTACTAATGAAGATATAAAAATGCTTAAAGCAAAAAAACAGAAGTTAAAGAGACAGAAGAGGGCTGGATTGAAGTATAAAGCTGCGATTCTGCCACAAGGGGATTTTATAAATTCTAATGAAGGTAAAGGTAAAACCTGAGGATTTTATAGTAGAGGAATTAATATGCAATTCTACACGCAATATTTCTTGATTGTTGCCGCTATCTGGGGGGTTGTAGCCATGTCCTTACTTTTGACAGCATGGTGGTGCGCCCATCAAAGCTACTGTAAGTGGCACAGACGCCTGATGCTATTTTTAACTATTGGCGCATGGCTTTTCATCATAAACTATATGATGATTAGATACTATCTACCAGGCAGCGCCCCTCCTGTTATACCCAGACATCTTATCTTATGGTTTGCCATCCACGGTACAATGGGTATGCTTCTTCTTATATTAGTTACGCTTGTTGTGTGGTCTCGTGTTAGCCAGGGACGGTGGTTTTGTAATCTTCATCAGCATCTGAACCGCCGCCATATACTCTATGGGCGTATACTTGTCGTGGTATGGACATTGACCCATATTGTAGGGATGGTCAACTACTGGCTGTTGAATTGATTTATTTTTTGAACCTTGCGCCTTTTTTAAAACTACTGCATTACCGATAATCCTTCCAACGAGGTCTTTTAATAAAAACCTTGCCAATAATCCTGGAAAGATTTACAATTCCCAGATACCCGGCAAAACTGAAACCTACCTATGAACAAGATAATCATCAAAGGCGCCAAAGAGCATAATCTTAAAAATATTGACCTTGAAATACCAAGGGATAAGCTTGTCGTTATTACAGGCGTAAGCGGTTCCGGCAAGTCTACCCTTGCCTTTGACACTATATATGCAGAGGGTCAGAGGCGGTATGTGGAAAGCCTTTCAGCGTATGCAAGGCAGTTTTTAGAGCAGATGGAAAAGCCTGATGTGGAATCAATCGAAGGGCTTTCCCCTGCCATATCCATTGAGCAAAAGACCACCAGCAAAAACCCGCGCTCAACTGTCGGCACCGTTACCGAGATATATGATTATCTGAGGCTTTTATTTGCAAGGGTCGGCAGGCCGTATTGCTACAACTGCGGAAAACAGATCTCTGCCCAGACCATTCAGCAGATGGTTGACAGGGTAATGGAACTGCCTCAGGATACAAAGATAGTCCTCTCTTCACCAATGATAAGGGGGAGAAAAGGGGAATATAAAAAGGAACTGGAGCAGCTGAGAAAGGACGGCTATACCAGGGTAAAGATAGATGGAGAGATGAAGGATTTGAGCGAAGATATTGTCCTTGATAAAAAGAAAAAGCACAATATAGATGTTGTCATAGACAGGCTTGTAATAAAACCCGGGATTGTAAAGAGGCTTGCCGATTCATTTGAGATTGCTGTAAGACTATCAGATGGGATTGCAAAGGTGGAGCGGGTGCCCACCGAAAGTGGGCGCGGCAAGGGAGGAGGGGAGGGGGAGATTTTATTTAATGAAAAACTTGCCTGTGTTGACTGCGGCATAAGCTATCCTGAACTTACCCCGGCCATGTTTTCATTTAACAGTCCGCACGGCGCATGTCCGGAGTGCAACGGCCTTGGGGGAAAGCTCTATTTTGACCCTGAACTCGTTGTCCCTAATAAGGAGATTTCTTTGAGGGAAGGGGCAATAGCGCCATGGGGAAGGAAGTCCTCTGTATATTTTCATCAGATGATTGATGCGCTTTCAAGGCATTTCAAATTTGATATCTATACGCCGTTTAAGGGATTGTCCAAAAAGGTTCAGGATCTTCTTCTTTACGGCTCCGGCGATGAGGATGTGGAATTTTATTATGAAAAGGCCGACCGTCGCTATTATTATAAAAAGCCGTTTGAAGGCGTCTTAAAGAATCTTGAGAGAAGGTATTATGAGACAGATTCCTTTGATGTAAGGGATGAATTGACACGGTATATGAACACACAGCCGTGCCCTGTATGCAATGGCTCAAGACTTAAAAAAGAGTCCATGTTTGTAAAGATTGACGATTCTTCAATATATGATGTTACGCAGATGTCAATAAAGGAGGCGCACAAATTTTTCAAAGGGTTGAAATTCGGCAAAACAGAAGAGGAGATTGCCAGAAGGGTTTTAAAGGAGATAGCAGAGAGGCTTGGATTTTTGATAAATGTGGGTCTTGACTATCTCACGCTGGAGAGGTCTGCGGCAACGTTATCAGGCGGCGAGGGGCAGAGGATCAGGCTTGCAACCCAGATAGGCTCAAGCCTTGTCGGTGTTTTATATATACTTGACGAGCCTTCTATCGGCCTTCATCAGAAGGATAATAAGAGGCTTCTTGATTCGTTAAAAAGGCTCAGGGATATTGGAAATACTGTTTTGGTTGTTGAGCACGATGAGGAAACTATTCTCTCTGCCGACCATGTGATTGATATGGGGCCGGGCGCGGGAGAGTTGGGAGGCCTGGTTGTTGCAGCAGGCACGCCCCTTGAGATTATGCAGAATAAGAAGTCTTTGACAGGGAGGTATTTAAACAGGGAGCTTCAGATACCAGTGCCTTCGGAGAGGAGAAGACCGGATGGAAGGTTTCTGACCATAAAGGGTGGGAAGGCGAATAATCTTAAAAATATCACAGTCAAAATTCCCATTGGTCTCATAACATGCGTTACAGGCGTGTCCGGTTCAGGAAAGAGCACATTGGTTGTGGATACATTATACAAGGCCCTTGCCCAGAGGCTTTATCATTCAAAAGAGAGGGCAGGAGAGGTTGAAAATATACTCGGCCTTGAGTTTATAGACAAGGTGATTGACATTGACCAGTCGCCGATAGGCAGGACGCCCCGTTCAAACCCTGCCACATACACAGGGCTTTTTACGCCGGTAAGGGATTTATTTGCGCAGCTCCCTGAGGCGAGGATGCGCGGTTATAAGCCCGGCAGATTCAGCTTTAATGTAAAGGGCGGAAGGTGCGAGGCATGTGAAGGCGACGGCCTTATAAAAGTTGAGATGCACTTTCTCCCGGATGTCTATGTTACCTGTGAAGTATGCAGCGGTAAAAGATACAACCGTGAAACGCTGGATATTAAATACAAGGGTAAAAGCATAGCCGGTGTCCTTGATATGACGGTTGCAGAGGCGCTCGGCTTTTTTGAAAATGTCCCTCCGGTAAAGGACAAACTTCAGACCCTCTCCGATGTCGGCCTTGGTTATATAAAGCTTGGCCAGTCAGCAACAACCCTGTCAGGCGGCGAGGCCCAGAGGATAAAGATATCAAAGGAACTTTCCAAAAGGGCGACAGGCAGAACAATCTATATCCTTGACGAGCCCACAACAGGGCTCCATTTTGCGGATATACAGAGGCTTCTGGATGTTTTGCAGGAACTCCGGTCTGCGGGAAATACCATAGTGATAATTGAGCATAATCTTGATGTCTTAAAGACCGCTGATTACATTATCGACCTTGGCCCTGAAGGCGGAGACGAAGGGGGCAGGGTTATTGCCGCAGGAACGCCTGAAGAGGTGGCAGAGACAGAGGGTTCTTATACAGGTCAATTTTTGGAAAAGGTTTTGGACAGCCGCTTGAAGGCTGCGGTAGGTTAATAAAATCAATCAGCCTTAATTTATGATCTACAAATCCAGGACAGCCTTCAGGGCAA
Coding sequences:
- the rpsI gene encoding 30S ribosomal protein S9, with the protein product MAEVTHQTVGRRKTSIARVRLMLGSGKIIINDEPMDNYFSSETLKMIVKQPLEATKSLTKFDVYANVYGGGISGQAGAIRHGITRALLEEDPATRLTLKKAGYVTRDPRMKERKKYGQKGARKRFQFSKR
- the rplM gene encoding 50S ribosomal protein L13, with the translated sequence MKTEFVRSQDKIKWYVVDAKDKILGRMASRIATVLKGKHKPTYTTFMDIGDFVIVVNAEKVAVTGKKLTDKTYYHHSMYPNGLKAEPLEKRLARKPEDIVYKAVWGMLPKGSLGRDMIKKLKVYSGNNHPHQAQIPEKLSI
- a CDS encoding peptide chain release factor-like protein, giving the protein MPAFAVSEEKNRWLKDKMESFGVRNEDIIEKFIRSSGKGGQKVNKTSTCVYIKHMPTGIEIKCMKDRSQSINRFLARRELVERIERLSGKLTNEDIKMLKAKKQKLKRQKRAGLKYKAAILPQGDFINSNEGKGKT
- the uvrA gene encoding excinuclease ABC subunit UvrA, which encodes MNKIIIKGAKEHNLKNIDLEIPRDKLVVITGVSGSGKSTLAFDTIYAEGQRRYVESLSAYARQFLEQMEKPDVESIEGLSPAISIEQKTTSKNPRSTVGTVTEIYDYLRLLFARVGRPYCYNCGKQISAQTIQQMVDRVMELPQDTKIVLSSPMIRGRKGEYKKELEQLRKDGYTRVKIDGEMKDLSEDIVLDKKKKHNIDVVIDRLVIKPGIVKRLADSFEIAVRLSDGIAKVERVPTESGRGKGGGEGEILFNEKLACVDCGISYPELTPAMFSFNSPHGACPECNGLGGKLYFDPELVVPNKEISLREGAIAPWGRKSSVYFHQMIDALSRHFKFDIYTPFKGLSKKVQDLLLYGSGDEDVEFYYEKADRRYYYKKPFEGVLKNLERRYYETDSFDVRDELTRYMNTQPCPVCNGSRLKKESMFVKIDDSSIYDVTQMSIKEAHKFFKGLKFGKTEEEIARRVLKEIAERLGFLINVGLDYLTLERSAATLSGGEGQRIRLATQIGSSLVGVLYILDEPSIGLHQKDNKRLLDSLKRLRDIGNTVLVVEHDEETILSADHVIDMGPGAGELGGLVVAAGTPLEIMQNKKSLTGRYLNRELQIPVPSERRRPDGRFLTIKGGKANNLKNITVKIPIGLITCVTGVSGSGKSTLVVDTLYKALAQRLYHSKERAGEVENILGLEFIDKVIDIDQSPIGRTPRSNPATYTGLFTPVRDLFAQLPEARMRGYKPGRFSFNVKGGRCEACEGDGLIKVEMHFLPDVYVTCEVCSGKRYNRETLDIKYKGKSIAGVLDMTVAEALGFFENVPPVKDKLQTLSDVGLGYIKLGQSATTLSGGEAQRIKISKELSKRATGRTIYILDEPTTGLHFADIQRLLDVLQELRSAGNTIVIIEHNLDVLKTADYIIDLGPEGGDEGGRVIAAGTPEEVAETEGSYTGQFLEKVLDSRLKAAVG